The following coding sequences lie in one Azospirillum humicireducens genomic window:
- a CDS encoding lysine-2,3-aminomutase-like protein, giving the protein MKALHSVSDLVAAGLMTPEAGDAVRSVADRYAVALTPYLRETLAGRTDPQDPLYAQYVPSPAEAYSTPEELEDPIGDGARSPVKGIVHRYPDRVLLKPLHACAVYCRFCFRREMVGPGGEALTADELDAALAYIRDREEVWEVVITGGDPLLLSPRRLRGIVQALSEMPHVGVVRLHSRIPAADPERVTPELVEALTAPDLATWIAVHVNHADELTAPVRAALARLVEAGIPLVGQTVLLKGINDSHAALEALFRGMVRNRVKPYYLHHPDLAAGTSHFRPTLAEGQALVTGLRGRLSGLCQPTYVLDIPGGHGKAPAAPAWIEEQDDGSYRVTDFTGRAHGYRG; this is encoded by the coding sequence ATGAAGGCCCTGCACAGCGTTTCCGATCTGGTGGCCGCCGGGCTGATGACACCGGAGGCTGGCGACGCCGTGCGCTCGGTCGCCGACCGCTACGCCGTGGCGCTGACCCCGTACCTGCGCGAGACGCTGGCCGGACGTACGGATCCGCAGGACCCGCTCTACGCCCAATACGTCCCGTCCCCCGCCGAGGCGTACAGCACGCCGGAGGAACTGGAAGACCCCATCGGCGACGGGGCGCGCAGCCCGGTGAAGGGCATCGTCCACCGCTATCCCGATCGGGTCCTGCTGAAACCGCTGCATGCCTGTGCGGTCTATTGCCGCTTCTGCTTCCGCCGCGAGATGGTCGGTCCGGGTGGGGAGGCGCTGACCGCGGACGAACTGGACGCCGCCCTGGCCTATATCCGCGACCGTGAAGAGGTGTGGGAGGTCGTCATCACCGGGGGCGACCCCCTGCTGCTGTCACCGCGCCGGCTGCGCGGAATCGTCCAGGCGCTGTCGGAAATGCCCCATGTCGGCGTTGTCCGCCTGCACAGCCGCATCCCCGCCGCCGATCCGGAACGCGTCACGCCTGAACTGGTGGAGGCGCTGACCGCCCCCGACCTCGCCACCTGGATCGCCGTCCACGTCAACCATGCCGACGAGCTGACCGCACCGGTGCGCGCGGCCCTCGCCCGGCTGGTGGAGGCCGGCATCCCTCTGGTCGGCCAGACCGTGCTGCTGAAGGGAATCAACGACAGCCATGCGGCGCTGGAGGCCCTGTTCCGCGGCATGGTGCGCAACCGGGTGAAGCCCTATTACCTGCACCATCCCGACCTTGCCGCTGGAACCAGCCATTTCCGCCCGACCCTGGCCGAGGGACAGGCGCTGGTGACCGGCCTGCGCGGCCGGCTGTCCGGTCTGTGCCAGCCGACCTACGTCCTCGACATTCCCGGCGGCCACGGCAAGGCTCCGGCCGCGCCGGCCTGGATCGAGGAACAGGATGATGGGAGCTATCGTGTGACCGACTTCACCGGCCGGGCCCACGGCTATCGGGGCTGA
- a CDS encoding glycerophosphodiester phosphodiesterase family protein, whose translation MLSTLPRLIGHRGAKENAPENTLASIREAARQGARWVEVDVMLTRDQRPVLIHDDTLDRTTTGTGPVPLLDLADLQQLDAGRWFDAGFVGEQVPTLEAAVALIHDLGLGLNLEIKPYPGQEEITAEVALNSLRPLWPAGRPLLLSSFEVSCLEVAQRLWPEIPRGYLLWDPPSDWSAIADRIGAATLNVDQERQTAETVAEYRATGRPVLSYTVNDAGRARTLFGWGVSAVFTDAPGRLARELGADA comes from the coding sequence ATGCTGTCGACTCTTCCCCGCCTGATCGGCCATCGCGGCGCCAAGGAAAATGCGCCGGAGAACACGCTCGCCTCGATCCGGGAGGCCGCCCGCCAGGGCGCCCGCTGGGTGGAGGTGGATGTCATGCTGACCCGCGACCAGCGCCCGGTGCTGATCCATGACGACACGCTGGACCGCACCACCACCGGCACCGGCCCGGTGCCGCTGCTGGATCTGGCGGACCTCCAGCAGCTCGACGCCGGACGCTGGTTCGATGCCGGCTTCGTCGGCGAACAGGTGCCGACGCTGGAGGCGGCGGTGGCGCTGATCCACGACCTCGGCCTCGGCCTGAACCTGGAGATCAAGCCCTATCCGGGGCAGGAGGAGATCACCGCGGAGGTGGCGCTGAACAGTCTGCGCCCGCTCTGGCCGGCCGGCCGGCCGCTCCTGTTGTCCAGCTTCGAGGTGTCCTGCCTGGAGGTTGCCCAGCGCCTGTGGCCGGAGATTCCCCGCGGCTACCTGCTGTGGGATCCGCCGTCCGACTGGTCGGCCATCGCCGACCGCATCGGAGCTGCGACCCTGAATGTCGATCAGGAGCGCCAGACGGCCGAGACTGTGGCGGAATACCGCGCCACCGGACGGCCGGTGCTGAGCTATACCGTCAACGACGCCGGCCGGGCGCGAACGCTGTTCGGCTGGGGCGTGTCCGCGGTCTTCACCGACGCACCGGGCCGGCTGGCGCGGGAGTTGGGTGCGGATGCCTGA
- a CDS encoding NAD(P)H-dependent flavin oxidoreductase, whose protein sequence is MKALKPLQMSGREVLPLVEGGKGIAVSNGESSGAWAAAGGIGTFSGVNADSYDENGNLLPQIYKGKTRRERHDELIAFGIEGGIAQARIAHETSNGQGRIHMNVLWEMGGAEHILHGVLEGSQGLIHGVTCGAGMPYKVAEIAVRYGVHYYPIVSSARAFRALWLRAYHKFREHLGGVVYEDPWLAGGHNGLSNSEDPQKPEDPFPRVLALRQMMNSFGLNDTPIVMAGGVWWLSEWEDWIDNPDLGPVAFQFGTRPLLTQESPISMAWKRKLVALQPGDVFLNRFSPTGFYSSAVKNPFLLDLMARSERQIAYLSKPVGEHSAEFPVGPRGRPVYVTESDKQRAEGWLSQGFTTALKTPDSTLVFVTPQQSEKILHDQVDCMGCLSACGFSNWAQNEEGTTGKRADPRSFCIQKTLQAVSHTDDCENQLMFAGHNAYRFASDPYYNDGFIPTVKQLVERIATGY, encoded by the coding sequence TTGAAGGCGTTGAAGCCGTTGCAGATGTCCGGCCGGGAGGTTCTGCCGCTCGTCGAGGGTGGCAAGGGTATTGCCGTTTCCAACGGCGAAAGCTCCGGCGCCTGGGCGGCGGCCGGCGGAATTGGCACCTTTTCGGGTGTCAACGCCGACAGCTACGATGAGAACGGCAACCTTCTGCCGCAGATCTACAAGGGCAAGACCCGGCGCGAGCGCCACGACGAGCTGATTGCCTTCGGCATCGAGGGCGGCATCGCCCAGGCGCGCATCGCGCATGAGACGTCGAACGGCCAAGGCCGCATCCATATGAACGTCCTGTGGGAAATGGGCGGCGCGGAGCACATTCTGCATGGCGTGCTGGAAGGCTCGCAGGGGCTGATCCATGGCGTCACCTGCGGCGCCGGCATGCCGTACAAGGTTGCCGAGATCGCGGTGCGCTACGGCGTCCATTACTACCCGATCGTGTCCTCGGCCCGCGCCTTCCGGGCGCTTTGGCTGCGCGCCTATCACAAGTTCCGCGAACATCTGGGCGGCGTGGTCTACGAGGATCCGTGGCTGGCCGGCGGCCATAACGGCCTGTCCAACTCCGAAGACCCGCAGAAGCCGGAGGATCCGTTCCCCCGCGTCCTGGCCCTGCGCCAGATGATGAACAGCTTCGGGCTGAACGATACCCCCATCGTGATGGCGGGCGGCGTCTGGTGGCTGTCGGAGTGGGAGGACTGGATCGACAACCCCGATCTGGGCCCGGTCGCCTTCCAGTTCGGCACCCGTCCGCTGCTGACCCAGGAGAGCCCGATCTCCATGGCGTGGAAGCGCAAGCTGGTCGCGCTGCAACCGGGCGACGTCTTCCTGAACCGCTTCTCTCCGACCGGCTTCTATTCGTCGGCGGTGAAGAACCCCTTCCTGCTGGACCTGATGGCCCGGTCGGAGCGCCAGATCGCCTATCTGTCCAAGCCGGTGGGCGAGCATTCGGCCGAATTCCCGGTCGGTCCGCGCGGCCGTCCAGTCTATGTGACCGAAAGCGACAAGCAGCGCGCCGAAGGCTGGCTGTCCCAGGGCTTCACCACCGCGCTGAAGACGCCGGACAGCACGCTGGTCTTCGTCACCCCCCAGCAGTCGGAAAAGATCCTGCACGATCAGGTCGACTGCATGGGCTGCCTGTCGGCCTGCGGCTTCTCCAACTGGGCGCAGAACGAAGAAGGGACGACGGGCAAGCGCGCCGATCCGCGGTCCTTCTGCATCCAGAAGACGCTTCAGGCGGTGAGCCACACCGACGACTGCGAGAACCAGCTGATGTTCGCGGGGCACAACGCCTACCGCTTCGCCAGCGATCCCTACTACAATGACGGCTTCATCCCGACGGTGAAGCAGCTCGTTGAGCGGATCGCCACCGGTTACTGA
- the irrA gene encoding iron response transcriptional regulator IrrA has translation MMTAERPFKRALDRLNGAGLRPTRQRLGLARLLFEGCDRHVTAEQLHGEALAADLPVSLATVYNTLNQFTSAGLLREVVVEAGKSYFDTNTSDHHHFFVESTGRLEDIPADRLMVRNLPTAPAGTRVARVDVIVRLIEDDGSV, from the coding sequence ATGATGACCGCCGAACGCCCTTTCAAGCGAGCTCTCGACCGGCTGAACGGTGCCGGGCTGCGCCCGACCCGCCAGCGCCTTGGTCTCGCCCGGCTGCTGTTCGAAGGCTGTGACCGGCATGTGACCGCGGAACAACTGCATGGCGAGGCGCTGGCCGCCGACCTGCCGGTGTCGCTGGCGACCGTCTACAACACGCTGAACCAGTTCACGTCCGCCGGTCTGCTGCGCGAGGTTGTGGTGGAGGCGGGCAAGTCCTATTTCGACACCAACACCAGCGACCACCACCATTTCTTCGTCGAATCCACCGGCCGGCTTGAAGATATCCCCGCCGATCGCCTGATGGTGCGGAACCTGCCCACCGCGCCGGCTGGCACCCGCGTCGCCCGCGTCGACGTGATTGTCCGCCTCATCGAGGATGATGGCAGCGTCTGA
- a CDS encoding ATP-binding protein, protein MRIGLLAAVIAGFWLVAYADLERARDRALQDGLRQTANLSRLLEEDARRILVVAGRALYAVAEGGRIPPYLLADAVGFSGAETGPGLALRSLLVVEPDGRVREAVGLDAPTSVAGTPPAEAARTGSAAFVGPYQEPGGGWRAALVRPLADGGGVVMAILDLDRFARLYATQDIGPRSYILLYGEDGVVLAYSRPSEFLDRDRAAFAAFVPRLPSGESIRTLSGFDPSQGRDRIGTVRRVADLPLYVYVRISAEDVLAGWYADRWKRVLETTAVSVVVMLLALLALRQLGRLETTTQALRASERRSQALFDSSFQIMGLLSPDGRVLALNRPACALAGLPAEALIGRRAWEFRGWARTDELAEAFRQSIGKAASGLFVRYETDVIADGVTRVMDVTIKPVFDDRGDVSVLVVEARDITERVEAAGRLAAALDQAEAANRAKSAFLATMSHELRTPLNAIIGFSDIMLHELFGPLGSPRYQDYARHVQNSGRHLLDLINDVLDMSKLEAGRYTLDESWMEPAAAIETCRALAAVPADAGGVTLAVDCAPDLPGLLADERALRQVLLNLLSNAVKFTPRGGRVTVTAGVEAGGGLAIAVCDTGIGIPADALARILEPFQQADSSIPGRFGGTGLGLSICRDLMALHGGSLSIDSEPGRGTTVTIRFPAARVAQPVAADGMQA, encoded by the coding sequence ATGCGCATCGGCTTGCTTGCGGCGGTGATCGCCGGCTTCTGGCTGGTGGCCTATGCCGATCTGGAACGTGCGCGCGACCGGGCGCTGCAGGATGGCCTGCGCCAGACCGCCAACCTGTCGCGCCTGTTGGAGGAGGATGCCCGCCGCATCCTCGTTGTTGCCGGACGCGCGCTCTACGCGGTGGCCGAAGGCGGGCGGATTCCCCCCTATCTGCTGGCTGACGCAGTCGGGTTTTCCGGGGCGGAGACCGGTCCTGGACTGGCGCTGCGCAGCCTGCTGGTGGTGGAGCCGGATGGGCGGGTCAGGGAGGCCGTCGGGCTGGATGCCCCGACCTCCGTTGCCGGAACCCCGCCGGCCGAGGCGGCGCGCACCGGATCGGCGGCCTTTGTCGGTCCCTACCAGGAGCCGGGTGGAGGCTGGCGCGCCGCCCTGGTCCGGCCGCTCGCCGACGGCGGCGGCGTCGTCATGGCGATACTCGACCTCGACCGCTTCGCCCGGCTCTACGCCACGCAGGATATCGGTCCGCGCAGCTACATTCTGCTGTATGGCGAGGACGGGGTGGTCCTGGCCTATTCACGGCCAAGCGAGTTTCTGGATCGCGACCGTGCCGCTTTCGCTGCGTTCGTGCCTCGCCTGCCAAGTGGGGAAAGCATCCGGACGCTGTCCGGTTTCGATCCGTCGCAAGGGCGCGACCGCATCGGCACGGTCCGTCGCGTGGCCGACCTGCCGCTCTATGTCTATGTCCGCATCAGCGCCGAGGATGTTCTGGCCGGCTGGTATGCCGACCGCTGGAAACGCGTGCTGGAAACCACTGCTGTGTCGGTGGTTGTCATGCTCCTGGCTCTGCTGGCCTTGCGGCAGCTCGGCCGGCTGGAGACGACGACCCAGGCGTTGCGGGCCAGCGAGCGCCGGTCGCAGGCCCTGTTCGACAGCAGTTTCCAGATCATGGGGCTGCTGTCCCCCGACGGGCGGGTGCTGGCCTTGAACCGGCCCGCCTGCGCCCTGGCCGGCCTGCCGGCGGAGGCGCTGATCGGGCGCCGCGCCTGGGAGTTCCGTGGTTGGGCCCGCACCGACGAATTGGCGGAGGCCTTCCGCCAGTCGATCGGAAAGGCGGCTTCCGGCCTCTTCGTCCGCTATGAGACCGACGTGATCGCCGACGGCGTCACCCGGGTGATGGATGTGACGATCAAGCCGGTCTTCGACGACCGGGGGGACGTGAGCGTGCTGGTGGTCGAGGCGCGCGATATTACCGAACGGGTGGAGGCGGCCGGCCGGCTCGCCGCCGCGCTCGACCAGGCGGAGGCCGCCAATCGTGCCAAGAGCGCCTTCCTCGCCACCATGAGCCACGAGCTGCGCACGCCGCTGAACGCGATCATCGGCTTTTCGGACATCATGTTGCATGAGCTGTTCGGCCCGCTGGGCAGCCCGCGCTACCAGGATTATGCGCGTCATGTGCAGAACAGCGGACGCCATCTGCTGGATCTCATCAACGACGTGCTGGACATGTCGAAGCTGGAGGCCGGGCGCTACACGCTGGACGAAAGCTGGATGGAGCCGGCCGCCGCCATCGAGACCTGCCGGGCGCTGGCGGCGGTTCCGGCCGATGCGGGCGGGGTGACGCTGGCGGTCGACTGCGCCCCCGACTTGCCGGGATTGCTGGCCGATGAGCGGGCCTTGCGGCAGGTCCTGCTGAACCTGCTGTCGAATGCTGTGAAGTTCACGCCGCGTGGCGGCCGGGTGACGGTGACGGCAGGGGTGGAGGCGGGGGGCGGACTCGCCATCGCCGTGTGCGACACCGGCATCGGCATCCCCGCCGACGCGCTGGCCCGAATCCTGGAGCCGTTCCAGCAGGCCGACAGCAGCATCCCCGGCCGGTTCGGCGGCACCGGGCTCGGCCTGTCGATCTGCCGCGACCTGATGGCCCTGCATGGCGGCAGCCTGTCCATCGACAGCGAGCCGGGCCGCGGCACCACCGTCACCATCCGCTTCCCCGCCGCCCGTGTCGCCCAGCCGGTTGCGGCCGACGGGATGCAGGCGTAA
- a CDS encoding cation acetate symporter translates to MTGRRILLTAAAATLFALPALAAGDVGQLEKQPVNLSAIAMFLAFVVMTLGITYWAASRTRSTSDFYTAGGGISGFQNGLAIAGDYMSAATLLGLSSLVFAKGYDGFVYTISFFVGWPIILFLLAERLRNLGHFTFADIASYRLDQGKIRTFAAIGSLTVVCFYLIVQMVGAGQLIKLLFGLDYNVAVIVVGVLMVVYVTFGGMIATTWVQIIKAVLLLGAGVILAFLALSRFGFSLEAIAQSAIASHKDGVKIMGPGTLLADPVSAVSLSLGLLFGTAALPHIMMRFFTVPNAREARKSVFYASGFIGFFFLIVCVLGMAAITIVGTDPQFFEGGKVGGKLIGGGNMPVMHLAKALGGDLFLGFLSAVAFATILAVVSGLALAGASAIAHDLYARVIRKGEATEREEMRVSKIASLVLGVLAVVLGIAFEKQNVAFLVGLTFGVAASVNFPVLILSMYWKGLTTRGALAGGIAGLISAVTLVILSNAVWVVVLNNPKPIFPYEQPALFSMTLAFIVTIIVSKLDSSASARAEREAFEDQFVRSQTGIGAAAAAKH, encoded by the coding sequence ATGACCGGCCGCCGGATTCTCCTGACCGCGGCTGCCGCCACCCTCTTCGCCCTGCCGGCGCTTGCCGCCGGCGATGTCGGGCAGTTGGAAAAGCAGCCGGTCAACCTGTCGGCCATCGCCATGTTCCTCGCCTTCGTCGTGATGACCTTGGGCATCACCTACTGGGCGGCCAGCCGCACCCGCTCGACCTCGGACTTCTACACCGCCGGCGGTGGCATCAGCGGCTTCCAGAACGGTCTGGCCATCGCCGGCGACTATATGTCGGCCGCGACGCTGCTGGGCCTGTCGAGCCTGGTCTTCGCCAAGGGCTATGACGGCTTCGTCTACACCATCAGCTTCTTCGTCGGCTGGCCGATCATCCTGTTCCTGCTGGCGGAGCGGCTGCGCAATCTGGGCCACTTCACCTTCGCCGACATCGCCTCATACCGGCTGGACCAGGGCAAGATCCGCACCTTCGCCGCCATCGGCTCGCTGACGGTGGTGTGCTTCTACCTGATCGTCCAGATGGTCGGCGCCGGCCAGCTGATCAAGCTGCTGTTCGGGCTGGACTACAACGTCGCCGTGATCGTGGTCGGCGTGCTGATGGTGGTCTACGTCACCTTCGGCGGCATGATCGCCACCACCTGGGTGCAGATCATCAAGGCGGTGCTTCTCCTGGGCGCCGGCGTGATCCTGGCCTTCCTGGCCCTGTCGCGTTTCGGCTTCAGCCTGGAGGCCATCGCCCAGAGCGCCATCGCCTCGCACAAGGACGGGGTGAAGATCATGGGGCCGGGCACGCTGCTGGCCGACCCGGTGTCGGCGGTGTCGCTGTCGCTGGGCCTGCTGTTCGGCACCGCCGCGCTGCCGCACATCATGATGCGCTTCTTCACCGTCCCCAACGCGCGCGAGGCCCGCAAGTCGGTCTTCTACGCGTCGGGCTTCATCGGCTTCTTCTTCCTGATCGTCTGCGTGCTGGGAATGGCGGCGATCACCATCGTCGGCACCGACCCGCAGTTCTTCGAAGGCGGCAAGGTCGGCGGCAAGCTGATCGGCGGCGGCAACATGCCGGTGATGCATCTGGCCAAGGCGCTGGGCGGCGACCTGTTCCTCGGCTTCCTGTCGGCGGTCGCCTTCGCCACCATCCTGGCGGTGGTGTCGGGCCTGGCTCTGGCCGGCGCTTCGGCCATCGCGCACGACCTCTACGCCCGCGTGATCCGCAAGGGCGAGGCGACGGAGCGCGAGGAGATGCGCGTGTCCAAGATCGCCTCGCTGGTCCTGGGCGTGCTGGCCGTCGTGCTGGGCATCGCGTTCGAGAAGCAGAACGTCGCCTTCCTGGTCGGCCTGACCTTCGGCGTCGCGGCGTCTGTGAACTTCCCGGTGCTGATCCTGTCGATGTACTGGAAGGGGCTGACCACCCGCGGCGCGCTGGCGGGCGGCATCGCCGGCCTGATTTCCGCGGTGACGCTGGTGATCCTGTCGAACGCCGTGTGGGTCGTGGTTCTGAACAACCCGAAGCCGATCTTCCCGTACGAGCAGCCGGCCCTGTTCTCGATGACCCTGGCCTTCATCGTCACCATCATCGTGTCGAAGCTGGACAGCAGCGCGTCGGCACGCGCCGAGCGCGAGGCCTTCGAGGACCAGTTCGTCCGCTCCCAGACCGGCATCGGCGCCGCTGCTGCGGCAAAGCACTGA
- a CDS encoding DUF485 domain-containing protein translates to MHSPANTPVYERVRRNPKFQELVRQRSRLALILSAIVLVGYYSFMMVVAFAPDLLHKPMSDDSALSVGFPIGAAIIILSWLLTGVYSHFANGRFQDLTDEITRETLQ, encoded by the coding sequence ATGCACTCCCCCGCGAACACTCCGGTCTACGAGCGGGTCCGCCGGAACCCGAAATTCCAGGAGCTGGTCCGCCAGCGCAGCCGGCTGGCCCTGATCCTGTCGGCCATCGTGCTGGTCGGCTACTACAGCTTCATGATGGTGGTCGCCTTCGCGCCGGACCTGCTGCACAAGCCGATGTCCGACGATTCGGCCCTCAGCGTCGGGTTCCCCATCGGAGCGGCGATCATCATCCTGTCCTGGCTGCTGACGGGCGTCTATTCCCATTTCGCCAACGGCCGCTTCCAGGACCTGACCGACGAGATCACGCGGGAGACGCTGCAATGA
- a CDS encoding cache domain-containing protein: MIRSPLFLRLFSAILISLGLFSAAAYVFSVPFIEEKAYEIERDASRTILDNVFELVSRIRGGLEEQRTATVDSYKTRLRDVLELAVGYIEHVYARADRGEITMEEARREAMEGLHALRYGNGDYVWAIGYDSVILSHPSPDYQGRKADDLRDNLGRHILPTIVATAKREGEGFQTYPWWRPNGDERAPKLSFFKDLPKRGIIVGTGAYLADVDAEVERRKAEAIEDLRQALRKLRIARTGYLYIFDSANRMIIHPNSNIEGTAFGDRLNSATGRPIAEDLKVAAAKGEPLTYLWDKPDDPGNYAYEKISWVRHFEGFDWYIASSVYVDELRRSSVVLGNRILAIGMALMAAGSLLGYVAVGRLVRPLRRLADTAAQVRAGDLGAQSGIRRGDEIGLLGSAFDGMVRQLRDTVATLDSRVRDRTAALAEAETRQRVILDAIPASIAGLDRDGRLTFANLRWAELVGRDKAEVIGRELAAVVGRRAMAALRPHLDRCLSGEVVTFEYTFPRDGRDIVTKTTLIPHRGEGRAEGGAVTGLFVLTLDITDEKQTERQLVEAQRLKAVGQLSGGLAHDFNNLLSIIIGNLAAARDRYAAVEGLDAYLEPAQRAGRRGADITARLLAFSRQQPLKPEPIELCGLLRDMAVLLRRSFPSSIAIGVPEEGRECWTIADQTQLENALVNLAINARDAMPNGGRLDIAVGIRRVEDTLSFDEPVRPDDYLEIRVSDTGTGFTPEALARAVEPFFTTKALGSGLGLSMVYGFVKQSRGYLRIDSRPGEGTAVTLLLPRAEPVARLLDDEPATAEPLGGGWSGQLALVAEDNDDVRQVMRQQLVDLGFSVVEAASGDEAAELVEQIDGLSLLVSDIVMPGLSGVELARRARLLRPDMRVVLVSGFTVEYGDIPADAVILGKPWDKRDLVAAIGHAAQPAPA; the protein is encoded by the coding sequence ATGATCCGCTCGCCCCTGTTCCTCCGGCTGTTCTCGGCGATCCTGATCTCGCTCGGGCTGTTCTCCGCAGCGGCCTATGTCTTCTCCGTCCCCTTCATCGAGGAGAAGGCCTACGAGATCGAACGCGACGCCAGCCGCACCATCCTCGACAACGTGTTCGAGCTGGTCAGCCGCATCCGCGGCGGGCTTGAGGAGCAGCGGACCGCCACGGTGGACTCCTACAAGACCCGGCTGCGCGACGTGCTTGAATTGGCCGTCGGCTATATCGAGCATGTCTACGCCCGCGCCGACCGCGGCGAGATCACGATGGAGGAAGCCCGTCGGGAAGCGATGGAGGGGCTGCACGCCTTGCGCTACGGCAATGGCGACTATGTCTGGGCCATCGGCTACGACTCGGTGATCCTCTCCCATCCCTCGCCCGATTATCAGGGGCGGAAGGCCGACGATCTGCGCGACAATCTGGGCCGTCATATCCTTCCCACCATCGTCGCCACCGCCAAGCGGGAGGGGGAGGGGTTCCAGACCTATCCATGGTGGCGCCCCAATGGCGACGAGCGGGCGCCGAAGCTCAGCTTCTTCAAGGATCTGCCCAAGCGCGGCATCATCGTCGGCACTGGCGCCTATCTCGCCGACGTCGACGCCGAGGTGGAACGGCGCAAGGCCGAAGCCATCGAGGATCTGCGCCAGGCGCTGCGCAAGCTGCGCATCGCCCGCACCGGCTATCTCTACATCTTCGATTCGGCGAACCGGATGATCATCCACCCGAATTCGAACATCGAGGGCACGGCCTTCGGCGACCGGCTGAATTCGGCCACCGGCCGCCCGATCGCCGAGGATCTGAAGGTCGCCGCGGCGAAGGGGGAACCGCTGACCTATCTGTGGGACAAGCCCGACGATCCCGGCAATTACGCCTACGAGAAGATCAGCTGGGTCCGGCATTTCGAAGGCTTCGACTGGTACATCGCCTCGTCGGTCTATGTGGATGAGCTGCGGCGGTCGTCGGTGGTGCTGGGCAACCGCATCCTCGCCATCGGCATGGCGCTGATGGCGGCGGGCAGCCTGCTGGGCTATGTCGCGGTCGGCCGTCTGGTCCGGCCGCTGCGCCGGCTGGCCGACACCGCGGCGCAGGTGCGGGCCGGCGATCTCGGCGCGCAGAGCGGCATCCGCCGCGGCGACGAGATCGGGCTGCTGGGCTCCGCCTTCGACGGGATGGTCCGGCAGCTGCGCGATACCGTTGCCACGCTTGACAGCCGGGTCCGAGACCGCACCGCGGCGCTGGCGGAGGCGGAAACGCGCCAGCGCGTGATCCTGGACGCGATCCCCGCCAGCATCGCCGGGCTGGACCGCGACGGGCGGCTGACTTTCGCCAACCTGCGCTGGGCCGAGCTGGTCGGCCGCGACAAGGCCGAGGTGATCGGCCGCGAGCTTGCCGCCGTGGTCGGCCGGCGCGCCATGGCGGCGCTGCGTCCCCATCTCGACCGTTGCCTGTCGGGGGAGGTGGTGACCTTCGAATACACCTTCCCGCGCGACGGCCGCGACATCGTCACCAAGACCACGCTGATTCCCCATCGCGGCGAGGGCAGGGCGGAGGGCGGTGCCGTCACCGGGCTGTTCGTCCTGACGCTCGACATCACCGACGAAAAGCAGACCGAACGCCAGCTGGTGGAGGCGCAGCGCCTGAAGGCGGTCGGCCAGCTGTCGGGCGGGCTGGCGCACGATTTCAACAACCTGCTGTCGATCATCATCGGCAATCTTGCGGCGGCGCGCGACCGCTACGCCGCGGTCGAGGGGCTGGACGCCTATCTGGAGCCGGCCCAGCGTGCCGGCCGCCGCGGCGCCGACATCACCGCCCGGCTGCTCGCCTTCTCGCGCCAGCAGCCGCTGAAGCCTGAGCCGATCGAGCTGTGCGGGCTGCTGCGCGACATGGCGGTGCTGTTGCGCCGCTCCTTTCCCAGCTCCATCGCCATCGGCGTGCCGGAGGAGGGGCGGGAATGCTGGACCATCGCCGACCAGACCCAGCTGGAGAATGCGCTGGTCAACCTCGCCATCAACGCGCGCGACGCCATGCCGAACGGCGGCCGGCTCGACATTGCGGTCGGCATCCGCCGGGTGGAGGACACCCTGTCCTTCGACGAGCCGGTCCGCCCCGACGATTACCTGGAAATCCGCGTCTCCGACACCGGCACCGGCTTCACGCCCGAGGCGCTGGCCCGTGCGGTGGAGCCCTTCTTCACGACGAAAGCTCTGGGATCGGGGCTGGGGCTGTCGATGGTCTACGGTTTCGTCAAGCAGTCGCGCGGCTATCTGCGCATCGACAGCCGGCCGGGGGAGGGCACCGCCGTCACCCTGCTGCTGCCGCGGGCCGAGCCGGTGGCCCGCCTGCTCGATGACGAACCGGCGACTGCCGAACCCCTGGGCGGCGGCTGGTCCGGCCAGTTGGCGCTGGTGGCGGAGGACAATGACGATGTCCGGCAGGTGATGCGCCAGCAGCTGGTCGACCTCGGCTTCTCGGTGGTGGAGGCGGCGAGCGGCGACGAGGCGGCGGAGCTGGTGGAGCAGATCGACGGGCTGTCTCTGCTGGTCTCCGACATCGTCATGCCCGGCCTGTCGGGGGTGGAGCTGGCGCGGCGCGCCCGGCTGCTGCGTCCGGACATGCGGGTGGTGCTGGTCAGTGGCTTCACGGTCGAGTATGGCGACATCCCGGCCGATGCCGTCATACTGGGCAAGCCATGGGACAAGCGGGATCTGGTGGCGGCCATCGGCCACGCCGCCCAACCCGCGCCCGCCTGA